CAGCCGGAAACGAGTTCAGTCAACCGCTTTCTCCGCGTTCTTCAGAAAGCAGCCGTCAGACGGTGTAATCCAGCAAGCGCTCGCAGTAAGCACGCACCGACTCGGTGCTGTTTCCGGGGTCGTCGAAGCAACACATGCGGTACGCCTTCGAGCTCTTGGTGAGCACGGCACAGTCCTGGCAACGCTTGCGCACGTGAGTGCCCCACAGGCAGTCGCCGATTTCGTCGTGGCGCAGCGTCACCGGTACCGCTGTGGACAGAGGTGGACGGCACCAGACGAGCCCGACGAGCAGCATGACCACCAGTGCACACGCCTGGGCCACGGACATGACCTGGCTTGGCGATAGCGCCTGCGGAAATAAGAATTGGAAAAAGAGTTTAACGCTGAAAATTGCTTCTCTAACAAGGAAACTGCTTTAATGAGAGCTTTAATCCTGCGATAGCGAAAGAAATAAACCTAGCTTGAAACGACTTCAATTATACTTACACCAAGTGCTTATTTGATCGACTGCAAACTTACAGATTTTATATTGACAAGGGGCGGTGTCATAGCATGTGAGCGTGGTAACAGTTGTGTATTTGTTTACCTTCTTGTAACTAACGTCGTAACATGTcaaatggcataaatgaaaaAATTAACTGAAAACGCCAATAAAAATTTACAACCCACTCGTCATGTGAAGGGCAATCGCGTGTTCAGAAAACGTTAGCAATATGCAAATTTACATCTTCATTTGCGAGCATATGTGCTTAAGTTTTGTGTTTTCAATTTTGTGACTTCATTAACGAGTGCGCAACCTTAGCTTCGAGAAATAGCATTTTTTGCCATTCGCATTCATTCGTATTCCAATTGAGCTCAGTATGGCACCTCCACGGCTTCAGACAGCTCGGAAGTATCGAAGctacatgtatcttagatactattTTAAATATTTGAGTACCTTGTGTCTGTATCTGTATCACTATACGTCTGacaagacgtgtatcagtattTGCGTTTGCGATACATAGAACAATGTATCGCGTATCTTGAGACACAACATACTGCTATCCCAATATTACCGTGCGTAGCCATAAATGTTGGGTGAACTTTGCTTTTCAAGCTGCTACTGCGGCCACTTAGCCTTCTAAAAATACTAAAGGCAGTGACATTCCTTTATGTTTCCTGCAGAGCCCTCCAGCGAGGGTAGGCGATAAGGTCTGCCTGCCCCTAATGGTGGAGCAGAGTCACGTGGTGGCGCTCGCGCCATCTCTACAGAATAAGGGCAGAATTAGGCCACCAGTAGCTAGGAGAACGCGCATATATGATAAGAATAGAgcgggcaattttttttttgcgtaaattTGTAGGGTAGTGGCAACCAGAAAGAATGACTGGAAATTCAAACGCAGCTGAATGACGAAGCTATTAGCATATACGCCTTGACCGAAGCGCAGATTTGAGGCCTGCTATCGACAAGTTTGTA
The sequence above is drawn from the Dermacentor andersoni chromosome 7, qqDerAnde1_hic_scaffold, whole genome shotgun sequence genome and encodes:
- the LOC129386028 gene encoding uncharacterized protein, yielding MSSSSENSSCQQALSPSQVMSVAQACALVVMLLVGLVWCRPPLSTAVPVTLRHDEIGDCLWGTHVRKRCQDCAVLTKSSKAYRMCCFDDPGNSTESVRAYCERLLDYTV